The DNA sequence GTAATTTTTGATGCCTTTGAAATCTTCCGCCAATTGGTTCAGCTCATGATAGTGCGTCGCAAAAAGCGTTTTGGCTTTGGCTTTTCGGTGATTGTGCAAATATTCAACAATCGACCAAGCGATCGAAACCCCGTCATAAGTCGAAGTTCCACGACCAATTTCATCCATCAAAATCAAACTGCGCTCCGACAGGTTGTTCATGATCGAAGCCGTTTCGGTCATCTCCACCATAAAAGTAGATTCCCCTTTCGAAAGGTTATCCGAAGCTCCCACACGGGTAAATACCTTGTCGATCCAACCGATTTTGGCTTCAGAGGCAGGAACGAATGCTCCCATCTGTGCCATCAAAACGATCAGTGCCGTCTGGCGCAACAAAGCCGACTTACCCGCCATGTTTGGTCCTGTGATGATGATGATTTGCTGATCGTCATTGTTGAGCAAAATATCATTCGGAATGTAAGGTTCGCCAACAGGCAATTGCTTTTCGATCACGGGATGGCGACCGCCCTTGATATCCAACGTAACCTCTTCGGTCATTTGTGGCTTGACATATTCATTCGTCAGCGCACTTTCAGCAAAAGAACTCAGACAGTCGATGCTCGCCACCGCAAAAGCATCCTGCTGAATCGGCCCGATGTATTCTGCGGTAAATTGTATGAGTTCGCGGAAAATAGCCTGCTCAATAACCGACAGCTTTTCCTCGGCACCCAAAATCTTCTCTTCATAAACCTTCAGCTCCTCGGTGATGTATCGCTCGGCATTCACCAACGTTTGCTTGCGAATCCACTCCTGAGGCACCTTGTCCTGATGTGCTTTTGAGACTTCAAGATAGTAACCAAATACCTTGTTGTAAGAGATTTTCAGCGATGGAATACCTGTGCGCTCCTTCTCTCTTTCCTTGATTTGATCCAAATAGTCTTTTCCTGAAAAAGCAATTGCACGCAATTCATCCAATTCCGCATTGACACCATCGTTGATGATGTTCCCCTGATGAACAAGCATTGGCGCATCCTCCTTCAGGACCTCTTGCAGGCGCTCGTGCAGTTTGGTGCATGGGTTAATGCGGTCTGCCAAAGCCTGAAGCTCTGCATAAGGAGAATCCAATAATTGCTCACGGATTGGCCCTAAAGCTTGCAGGGCCTTTTTCAGTTGAGTCAGCTCTCGCGGATTAATACGCCCCGCCCCTACTTTGGAGATCAGGCGCTCAATATCATAAATGTTTTTCAGTTGGTCGCGGATGATTAGCTGAAGCTCTTCATCCTCACAAAGGGCTTCCACACAGGCGTGTCGATGCTGAATGGCGTTCAGGTCTTTCAGCGGCAGTACCAACCATTTCTTCATCAAACGACCACCCATTGGGGTCAAAGTATGATCCAAAATCTGAATCAACGGCACACCGCCTTCTTGTTGCGGTGCAAGCAATTCAAGGTTACGGATGGTGAATTTATCCAGCCAAACATACCGATCCTCTTCAATGCGGGAAATGCTGTTGATGTGCGCAATTTCCTTATGAACAGTATCTTCCAAATAATATAAAATCGCTCCTGCCGAGATAATCCCTTCTTGTAATCGTTCAATACCAAAACCTTTCAGGGAATCCGTTTTAAACTGCTGAATCAGTTTTTCATAGCCATATTCATAGCTGAAAATCCATTCTTCCAAAGTGAAGGTATTGTACTGATCATCAAAAGATTGCTGATATTGCTCTCGCTGTGAACGGCAATAAAGAATTTCTGACGGACGAAAACTCTGGATCAAATTCTCGATATAAGTCAATTCACCCGTTGCCACAGAAAATTCTCCAGTCGATAAATCCAAAAAGGAAACACCATGTCCATTTTTGCCAAAATAAACCGACCCCAAATAGTTGTTCACCTTCTGATCCAACACCTGATCGTTGAACGAAAGCCCTGGCGTTACCAATTCGGTTACCCCTCTTTTGACAATCCCCTTGACTGATTTAGGATCTTCCAACTGATCGCAAATCGCCACCCGATGACCCGCACGTACCAATCGGGGCAAATAAGCATCCAAAGCGTGATGGGGAAAGCCTGCCAACTCGATATGGGAAGCGGAACCATTGGCTCTTTTGGTCAAAACAATGTCCAAAACCTTACTTGCGATAATTGCATCCTCGCAGAAAGTTTCATAAAAGTCCCCGACCCTGAACAGCAACAACGCCCCTGGATATTGCGCCTTGATGGCGTTGTATTGCTTCATTAATGGTGTTTCTTTGCTCCCTTTTGCCATTGAGTGGTAAATTTTTGATCTATGAGATTAACCTAAAACAGGTGATATATTACTTGAAATGAAATGCAAAGGTAATCATTTTTCATTTTATTTAAGGGTATGCTTGTCGGCAAAATCGGGAGAGTGAAAGCGGTATGGGTGTAAGGGCTGTGAAAAGCACAAATACTTTGATAATTTTGCATCAACGGAAAAAACACTGCTATTTTTGTTGAACATTAATTGAATCGGACGGTATGCTCAAGAAACTACTCCTACCTATCGCCTATCCATGGGCACATCAATGGGTCGCAAAAATGGCCTGGGGTACCGCTGTGTTCATCGCCTTGTTTTTATTCTTGTTCGCACCATTTGGCCTGGCGAGTTTTACGGTTCCTTATCAAAGAGCATTGATCACCGCTGGTTTTGGGCTGATCACCGGC is a window from the Persicobacter psychrovividus genome containing:
- the mutS gene encoding DNA mismatch repair protein MutS, which gives rise to MAKGSKETPLMKQYNAIKAQYPGALLLFRVGDFYETFCEDAIIASKVLDIVLTKRANGSASHIELAGFPHHALDAYLPRLVRAGHRVAICDQLEDPKSVKGIVKRGVTELVTPGLSFNDQVLDQKVNNYLGSVYFGKNGHGVSFLDLSTGEFSVATGELTYIENLIQSFRPSEILYCRSQREQYQQSFDDQYNTFTLEEWIFSYEYGYEKLIQQFKTDSLKGFGIERLQEGIISAGAILYYLEDTVHKEIAHINSISRIEEDRYVWLDKFTIRNLELLAPQQEGGVPLIQILDHTLTPMGGRLMKKWLVLPLKDLNAIQHRHACVEALCEDEELQLIIRDQLKNIYDIERLISKVGAGRINPRELTQLKKALQALGPIREQLLDSPYAELQALADRINPCTKLHERLQEVLKEDAPMLVHQGNIINDGVNAELDELRAIAFSGKDYLDQIKEREKERTGIPSLKISYNKVFGYYLEVSKAHQDKVPQEWIRKQTLVNAERYITEELKVYEEKILGAEEKLSVIEQAIFRELIQFTAEYIGPIQQDAFAVASIDCLSSFAESALTNEYVKPQMTEEVTLDIKGGRHPVIEKQLPVGEPYIPNDILLNNDDQQIIIITGPNMAGKSALLRQTALIVLMAQMGAFVPASEAKIGWIDKVFTRVGASDNLSKGESTFMVEMTETASIMNNLSERSLILMDEIGRGTSTYDGVSIAWSIVEYLHNHRKAKAKTLFATHYHELNQLAEDFKGIKNYNVSVKEIDGKVIFLRKLQAGGSAHSFGIHVAQLAGMPKPIVTRANEVLAHLEDSRTKERAKERIEAMPKNNFQMNLFDAVDPQLAEVERMLRKLDVNAMTPVEALLKLNELKDKLAVKK